One genomic window of Scylla paramamosain isolate STU-SP2022 chromosome 20, ASM3559412v1, whole genome shotgun sequence includes the following:
- the LOC135110406 gene encoding uncharacterized protein LOC135110406 — MALFAPSSIVDLSDDVLLLIFSSLKSWDLLNLSRTCQRFSKVASDKSLWGDVDFSDGCLSLQQVRQCLVFLRPNTRRVVLRGHKKKFAGTPKWKTPLISASLLKLIGEKCPNLEELTLKEAFVNANKVKMTDFAHVQSITKLSLMDCEFVNLPSLSKDASYFKRMHKTLPRLEVLEITKCGWVDDYDVMVLSKAELVRRLVLRNLPKVGQAMVYIALGFRFGFQNLEELDLRGTSLEDNEVFSVVQNGKLRALYLGPLGPVKRLEKGPLARHNVIMPDPRRQEERQQVVVINVGPNGPQWRQVNDEELDDMGLDWVRNARAAQRRQDHELDDDRHYFIDKDGRPIEEEEEDGCSSGSSGSVAPQERAAKRRLLPHRGEPSAKQSRARRQPGHCHKDSPTQSDAEDSTLKEDEDDVEEGEEDEEVEEFGPYSPNVEEDPSDSTLSEAPPSLDDHLSDKLVPAFGQKTKHLHTLVLAGCAITDRGLQEIVRLVPSLRLLDLTNTRVTSGALQEARVARPDCVILGGSTRPPRHHKSR; from the exons ATGGCCCTCTTCGCCCCTTCCTCCATCGTGGACCTCTCAGACGATGTACTACtgctcattttttcctctctcaagtCCTGGGACCTCCTTAATCTGTCGCG GACATGTCAGCGCTTCAGCAAGGTTGCCAGTGACAAGTCCCTGTGGGGTGATGTTGACTTCAGTGATGGCTGCCTCTCCCTGCAGCAGGTGCGGCAGTGCCTGGTGTTCCTGCGCCCCAACACACGCCGAGTAGTGCTACGTGGACACAAGAAAAAATTTGCTGGCACTCCCAAATGGAAAACACCACTCATCAGTGCCAGCCTTCTCAAGCTGATTGGTGAAAAGTGCCCCAATCTGGAGGAGCTGACCCTCAAGGAGGCATTTGTCAATGCCAACAAGGTCAAGATGACAGACTTTGCACACGTCCAGTCCATCACCAAACTCTCCCTGATGGACTGTGAGTTTGTgaacctcccctccctctccaagGATGCTTCCTACTTCAAGAGGATGCACAAAACTCTGCCACGACTGGAGGTGCTGGAGATCACCAAGTGTGGCTGGGTGGATGACTATGATGTGATGGTGCTGAGCAAGGCCGAGCTGGTCCGGCGGCTGGTGCTCAGGAACTTGCCTAAGGTGGGCCAGGCCATGGTCTACATAGCCCTTGGTTTTCGCTTTGGCTTCCAAAACCTAGAGGAGCTGGACCTGAGGGGAACCAGCCTAGAGGACAACGAGGTATTCTCGGTGGTGCAGAATGGCAAGCTACGGGCGCTGTATCTCGGACCGCTGGGGCCAGTCAAGCGGCTGGAGAAAGGTCCACTGGCACGACACAATGTGATAATGCCAGACCCACGGCGGCAGGAGGAGcggcagcaggtggtggtgatcaaCGTGGGCCCAAACGGTCCTCAGTGGCGGCAAGTGAATGACGAGGAGCTGGACGACATGGGTCTAGACTGGGTGAGGAATGCCCGGGCAGCACAGCGGCGGCAGGACCATGAACTTGATGATGACAGGCACTACTTCATTGATAAGGATGGCAGGccaatagaggaggaggaagaggatggttgcagcagtggcagcagtggcAGTGTAGCTCCCCAGGAACGGGCTGCCAAGCGGCGCCTCCTGCCTCACCGTGGTGAACCCTCAGCCAAGCAAAGCAGGGCAAGGAGGCAGCCTGGCCACTGCCACAAGGACTCTCCAACTCAGTCTGATGCAGAGGACAGCACactgaaggaagatgaagatgatgtagaagagggagaggaagatgaagaggtggaggagtttGGCCCATACAGTCCTAATGTAGAGGAGGACCCAAGTGACTCCACTTTGTCTGAGGCTCCCCCAAGCCTAGACGACCACCTCTCAGACAAGCTGGTGCCAGCATTTGGCCAAAAGACGAAGCACCTGCACACACTGGTGCTTGCTGGGTGTGCCATCACTGACCGTGGGCTGCAGGAGATTGTGCGTTTGGTCCCCTCACTGCGGCTGCTGGATCTTACCAACACACGGGTCACCAGCGGTGCTCTGCAGGAGGCCAGGGTAGCTCGGCCAGACTGCGTCATCCTAGGGGGCAGCACCAGACCACCGCGGCACCACAAGAGCAGATGA